A single window of Alosa alosa isolate M-15738 ecotype Scorff River chromosome 11, AALO_Geno_1.1, whole genome shotgun sequence DNA harbors:
- the arpin gene encoding arpin, whose product MSRIYHNTSLQNKPVHNEKIGNVWNPSSFQSGRGVILEGQLVDVSRHVITDAQSKKDRYNVLYIKPSRIHRRRFDAKGDEIEPNFSDTKKVNTGYLMSSYKVEAKGETDCLSEEHLNDIVNKPELVRITEKHCPSQAYAFWIPEAEAEKTEMEMGQEIRLKTKGDGPFIFSFAKINGGTVTKCNFAGDETAGASWTDKIMANKAGGEGVAKPGGQGDGADDEEWED is encoded by the exons ATGAGTCGGATATAtcacaacacatcactacaGAACAAACCTGTGCACAATGAGAAAATTGGAAATGTATGGAATCCCTCCTCTTTTCAAAG TGGTCGAGGTGTTATACTGGAGGGACAACTCGTTGATGTATCACGCCACGTAATCACAGACGCTCAAAGTAAAAAG gatCGGTATAATGTTTTATACATCAAACCTAGTCGAATCCACAGGAGAAGGTTTGATGCAAAAGGAGATGAGATTGAGCCCAACTTCAGCGATACCAAGAAAGTCAACACAGGCTACCTCATGTCTTCCTACA AAGTGGAGGCCAAAGGAGAAACAGACTGTCTGTCTGAGGAGCATCTGAATGACATTGTCAACAAACCAGAGCTGGTGAGAATCACTGAAAAGCATTGCCCCAGTCAGGCTTATGCTTTCTGGATACCCGAGGCAGAGGCGGAGAAAACAGAAATGGAAATGGGCCAGGAGATCCGTCTAAAAACCAAAGGAGACGGTCCGTTTATCT TTTCCTTTGCCAAGATAAATGGGGGCACCGTTACCAAGTGCAACTTTGCTGGAGACGAGACAGCTGGGGCCTCGTGGACGGATAAAATCATGGCCAACAAAGCCGGCGGAGAGGGTGTGGCAAAACCCGGAGGACAGGGAGACGGGGCGGACGACGAGGAGTGG GAGGACTGA
- the fam169b gene encoding protein FAM169B — translation MESKQHHITDITYPVDCPEEDCVDLSEEKMAYLDNGLRKTFTLSHGVKVDVCHDNIASLSLFSDDLAHSVFALHLPGDATQVVAVYLHKKWWSVQDVMKTSCKSRCGLVVVNSIVERVILFVMSQIIFGILERTLDEEIYFSPHALEEFGKIFWLDGEAVGFYTIKKKGTLCSRCSGQSYLLPVLDTLFVRTLWRRKGLALQMLEDFCSSFPQEEVLGVSYPISARMYEVCQKFLEINEEERDRLYEVESPGDWGQRRNVWLGLQVRRLPKNRQSPQTITTDKTHGDKHEEGKVPSLLPDSVDPAWSISKADTLEKHFEMGVLPTGPVATPDNTQRNSGRRRTANHAEECENTKQRRTL, via the exons ATGGAATCCAAACAGCACCATATCACCG ATATCACATATCCAGTTGACTGTCCTGAAGAAGACTGTGTCGATCTGTCAGAGGAGAAAATGGCATATTTGGACAATGGTTTAAGGAAGACTTTCACGCTATCACATGGAGTAAAG GTGGACGTGTGTCATGATAACATAGCCAGCCTCTCACTTTTCAGTGATGATCTAGCCCATTCGGTTTTTGCCCTGCATTTGCCTGGAGATGCAACTCAAG TGGTTGCAGTATACCTGCACAAAAAGTGGTGGTCTGTACAAGATGTGATGAAGACATCCTGCAAATCCAGATGTGGACTTGTAGTG GTGAATTCAATCGTGGAGAGAGTCATTTTGTTTGTCATGAGTCAGATCATTTTTGGGATTTTGGAAAGAACTCTGGATGAAGAAATATATTTCTCACCGCATGCTTTGGAGGAATTTGGCAAAATCTTCTGGCTGGACGGAGAAGCTGTCGGATTTTATACCATAAAGAAAAAAG GCACCTTGTGCAGTAGATGTAGTGGGCAAAGCTACTTGCTTCCCGTGCTGGACACTTTGTTTGTTCGGACACTCTGGAGGAGGAAGGGGCTTGCCCTGCAGATGCTGGAAGATTTCTGCTCGTCATTCCCTCAAGAGGAAGTACTGGGTGTCAGCTATCCCATTTCTGCCCGAATGTACGAAG TGTGTCAAAAGTTCTTGGAAATCAATGAGGAGGAAAGGGACCGCCTGTACGAAGTGGAGAGCCCTGGAGACTGGGGTCAAAGACGCAATGTGTGGCTAGGCCTCCAGGTCCGTCGGCTTCCAAAGAACA GGCAGAGTCCACAAACAATTACCACTGACAAGACACATGGAGACAAACACGAGGAGGGGAAAGTTCCTTCTCTTTTACCTGACAGCGTCGACCCTGCCTGGAGCATATCAAAA GCAGACACCCTAGAGAAGCATTTTGAAATGGGTGTATTACCTACTGGTCCTGTGGCAACGCCTGACAACACCCAAAGGAATTCTGGGAGGAGGCGAACAGCAAACCACGCAGAGGAGTGTGAGAACACCAAACAAAGAAGGACACTTTAA